The genomic stretch TGTCGAGCGCGTCGTGCATATCTCGGCCATCGGCGCCGATGCGGCGAGCGAGAGCGCCTATGCCCGCAGCAAGGCGGCGGGAGAGGCGGGGCTGCTGGCGGCTTTCCCGCAGGCTACGATTCTGCGCCCCTCGATCGTCTTTGGCGAGGGCGATGCCTTCTTCAACCGCTTCGCGCAGCTCGGCACGCTGCTGCCCTTCATGCCGGTGATCTGCGGCGAGACGAAGTTCCAGCCCGTGCATGTCGGCGATGTGGCGGATGCGGTGATGGCCGCCCTGGCCGACCCCGCGACGGCGGGCCGGATCTATGAGCTCGGCGGCCCACGCGCCTGGAGCTTCCGCGAATTGCTGGCCTTCATCGTGAAGGAGACGGGCCGCAACCGGCGCCTGCTGGATATTCCGCTGGGCGTCGCGCGGGTGCAGACGCGCTTTGCGGAGCTGCTGCCCAACCCGCCTTTGACGCGGGATCAGCTGATCTTGTTGCAGCGCGATAATGTCGTGGCCGCTGGCGCGCTGACCCTGGCGGATCTCGGGATCAAGCCCGGGGCGGTGGAGGCGCTGGTGCCGCCCTATCTGGAGCGTTTCAAGCCTGGCGGGGCGCGGCGGGTTCGCCCGGGCGGGTAAAGTCCGTATCGGACCTAAATCGGCTTGTCCGGTTAATCGAATGTGACTGGATGATGGCGGGATGTCGAATTAATGTCAGTAAAGCTGTCCTTATAGGCATTTTCCCTCTGG from Sediminicoccus sp. KRV36 encodes the following:
- a CDS encoding complex I NDUFA9 subunit family protein, translated to MMMRKVATVFGGAGFIGRQVVQRLARADWVVRVVTRDPLGARGMHTMGRVGQIAGLAADVTDEAGVARAVAGAGVVVNCVGILHGRFDAVQGEGPARIGRLSAAAGVERVVHISAIGADAASESAYARSKAAGEAGLLAAFPQATILRPSIVFGEGDAFFNRFAQLGTLLPFMPVICGETKFQPVHVGDVADAVMAALADPATAGRIYELGGPRAWSFRELLAFIVKETGRNRRLLDIPLGVARVQTRFAELLPNPPLTRDQLILLQRDNVVAAGALTLADLGIKPGAVEALVPPYLERFKPGGARRVRPGG